CGAAGCCCTCACCGATCCAGGACGGCTGGTTGTTGGTAGCCGACGACCGCCCGTCGACGCTCGAGGACGAATAGGAAAGGTTGATCTTCGGTTCCACGCCACCGGGCATCGGCGGCACCCGCATCGGGTAGTTCCACTCGAACGCCCCGGAGTACTGCCCCACCGCCCAGGTCGACGACGGCGCCAGCGAGGTGGCGGTGAAGTCGCCCGAGTCGCCGGCCGGGGCCGCGGCCAGCGCCACCAGCGTCGTTGCCTGGGTCACCGCGGTAACCGAGGCTCCTTCGCGCCGGGTCGGCAGCGGGGTGGCCGAGCATTCCGCGCGGTCGGGGGTGGTGAGCGCGCACTCGGGCAGCCGCCACAGCCGCAGGCGGGACGCCCACTCGGCGCCGTAGGCGTACTGGAAGCCCGAATAGTCGACGCTGACCGCCGCCTTGTCCGAGGTCTTGGCCGTGTTCATGGCCGTGGCCGTCGCCGTGGCCGCCGGCACGCTCAGGCGCGCGACCATGCCGTCGCGCCAGCGCGCGGGAAGCTTCGCCCGGTCCAGAACCTGGACGTCCACCGCCGCCAGCGCGGAACCGGGAGCTCGCGCCAGCGACACCGGCAAGTCGCCGGCGCGCTGCCGGGCCGTCGCCGACAGCGTGGCGCGCGCCGATCCGGCCTTCGGCCACACCGGTTCGGGTACGGCGTACGCCGGCTGCTTCGGCGTCGGCCAGCCGAGGCCGCGAACCTCGCCGCCGTCGCGATCGAGCTTCTCGACCTGGCTCGTCAGATGCTTCCCGTCGCCCGGCGGGGCCGCGCTTGCGGCCGGCGCTGCCAGCATCGATGCGGCGAGTACCGCTGCGGCCAAAGCTTTCGGCAGATGTCTTGCGTACGCGGCGCGGACCGGGCGCCGTCTCGGACTCACCACGAAGCTCTCCAAGATCGACAAAATCCTGTGAGCACTGTAGGACCGGCCGGTAGCGCTGTAAACAGAGAGACATGGGAATGTCACAATCGGCGCGCCGCCTCGCGGTGCGCCGGTTCGATCACTTCCCCGGCCCGCGGCAGGCGCACCCCGGCCCCCGTGACGATCGACGACGGATCGCCGTACCAGGGCGCTACCTGCCGCGCACCGCGGGACGCGTCAGCCGGCGGCCCGGACGATGAGCTTGACGACCGCGTCCGGACGGGAGACCGCGACTGCGTGCGAAGCACCCTTGACCGTCACGGTGGCACGTGAACCGGCGCGGTCAGCCATGAACTTCTGTGCCCGGAGGGGGATGTTCTTGTCGGCGCCGGCCAGCAGGAACCACGAGGGGATGCCCGCCCAGGCGGGCTCGCCGGACGCCTCGTTCAACGCGGTGTCCCGGACGGGGCGCTGGGTGCTCGCCATGAGAGCCGTCTGTCGCGCCGGAACGTCGGCCGCGAACTGCTGCCGGAACAGCGAGGGCTTGATGTAGAGGTCGTTGGAGCCGTCCGGCAGCGCGACCGGTGCCAACGTATCGCCCAGCGTGCTACCGGGGTAGCTCGCGGCGAGCTCCGCCGCGGACTCCCCTTCGGCCGGGGCGAAGGCGGCCACGTACACCAGCGCCTTCACCTTCGGGGAACGTGCCGTCACGTTGGTGATGACGGCACCGCCGTAGGAGTGACCGACAAGCACCACGGGCCCGTCGATGCCGGCGAGACGCGCGTCGAGGGCCTCGGCGTCCGAGCGGACTCCGCGCAGCGGGTTGGCCACGGCGACAGCGGTGAAGCCCCGCCGCTGCAACCGCTCGATGACCGGGGACCAGCTGGCACCGTCCGCGAAGGCACCGTGGACGAGGACGATCGTGGGTCGCTGCCCACCAGCCGGGTGCGCGGCAACGACGGTCGACGTGCCGAGAAGGGCGAGCCCGGCGACAGTGACCAGCGCGGCCAGCAGAGCGGTGATGCGTACCGTGACGCGGTGCGTGAGCATGTGCATGTCCCGGCTCTCAGTCTTCGAGGAAGGCGATCAGGGCGGCGTTGACCTCGGCCGCGTGCGTCAGCAGCAGGCCGTGCGGAGCGCCATCAATCTCGACGTAGCGCGCGCCGGGCAGGCGGCGCCGGAACTCGCGGGCGGTCGCGTCGATCGGCAGGATCCGGTCGGCGGTGCCGTGCAGGATCAGCGATGGCACGTCGATGCGCTCCACATCGGCCCGGAAGTCTGTCAGCCACGCCGGAACGCACGCGTACGCCGCCACGGGCGCGGAGCCGATGGCGGTGACCCAGTTCGCCCGCAGCGCGGCCTCACTGAGACGCGACCCGAGCGTCTCGTCGGTGTTGAAGAAGTCGACGAAGAAGTTCTCGTACCAGGCGTACCGGTCGGCTTCGGCCTGCTCGGCGATGCCGTCGAACACCGACTGCGGTACGCCAGTGGGGTTGTCCTCGGTCTGCAGCAGGAACGGCTGGAGCGAGCCCAGGAACGCCGCCTTCGCCACCCGCTCCGAGCCGTAGGTGCCGAGGTAACGGGCGACCTCGCCGGAGCCCATCGAGAAGCCGACGAGGACGACGTCACGCAGGTCGAGCTGGGTCAGAACCTTGTCCAGGTCGCCGGCAAAGGTGTCGTAGTCGTAGCCCGTCATGGTCTTGCTCGACCGGCCGAAGCCCCGGCGGTCGTAGGTGATGACGCGGTAGCCGGCCTTGACCAGCGCATCGGTCTGCTTCTCCCAGGACTGCCCGTCCAGCGGGTAGCCGTGGATCAGGACGACCGGCTGGCCGGAGCCGTGGTCCTCGTAGTAGAGCTCGACGGCGGTCGAGCCCTCGGTGCCGACGGTGATGGTCCCCATGGTGTGCCTTCCCGCCCGTCCGCCGGGTGCGAACCGGGCATGGCACGAAACCTAGGGAACAGACCGGGTCTGCCGCGTCCGTCAGGCTACGTCTTCGGCGTACGTCATCGTGCTGCGCAGCACCCCCGCCAGCTCGCCGCGGGCGGTCACGCCCAGCTTGGGGAACATCCGCTGGAGGTGGGTGCTCACCGTTCTGGGCGAGACGTACAGTCGCTCACCGATCTCCCGGTTCGTCAGCCCCTGCGCTGCCAACTGGGCGACATGCAGCTCGGTCGACGTGAGCCGGTCGACGGCGGCCGGGTCCTGCCGAGGCGAGGAAGCACCCGCGGCGCGCAGCTCCTGGCGCGCCCGCTCCGCCCAGGCCGATGCGCCGAGCGCGTCGAAGACCTCACGTGCGGCCTGCAGGACGACGCGAGACTCCGCGGGTCGCCGCTGACGCCGCAACCACTCGCCCAGAGCGAGCTGCACCCGCGCCCGTTCGAACGGCCAGTCCACGGGAACGGCGGCGAGGGCCGCCCGGTAGAGCGGCTCGGCGGCGTCGGCCGGGCTCAACAGTGCCCGGCCGAGGCGCAGTCCACAGAGCAGGGCGGGGGACGGAGTCAGCTCCCCGAGCGGGGTCAGCTCCTCCAGGATGTCCCGTACCGCCTCCGCGGACTCGCTCCGTACGCCGGCCTCGACCAGCTCGGCGAGCGCGTAGAAGCGCAACCACGGGTGGAAAGCCGGGTCGGCCGGGTCGAAGACGCGGTGCAGGTGCCCGAACGCGTCGCCGTAGCGCCCCTGACAGAGGGCCGCGTGCCCGCGGGCCGTCTGCAGGATCGCCAAGGCCGGGCGCGCGCCGGCCGGCAGGGCCGCGCGCTCCGCCTCCGCCGCCCAAGCCTCCACCCGCGGGTCGCCGCAGACGGCGGCGAGTTGCGCCCGGATGGCGTGCACCATCGCGCGCACCAGGGGCTGACCGGTCTCGCTGGCCAGCTCGGCGGCCTCCTCGGCGGCGAGGGAACCAGCGCGTACGTCACCGAGCCGCGCGGAGCTGCCTGCCTGGACGCAGAGCGCCCGAGCCAGCATCGACAACCGGCCCCGCGCCCGCAGGACGTCCAGCGATCGTGCCGTCAGCCGGCTCGCCAGAGCCGGCGCACCCACTGTCACCGCGGCACCCCCGAGGAGCTGGTCTCCCTCGGCATCCTCGGAGGAACGCTCGAGCTGACCGGCCAGGGACTCGAGGACGGCTCGCCCGCGCTCGACCGGCGCGCAG
This window of the Actinoplanes oblitus genome carries:
- a CDS encoding alpha/beta fold hydrolase, with protein sequence MLTHRVTVRITALLAALVTVAGLALLGTSTVVAAHPAGGQRPTIVLVHGAFADGASWSPVIERLQRRGFTAVAVANPLRGVRSDAEALDARLAGIDGPVVLVGHSYGGAVITNVTARSPKVKALVYVAAFAPAEGESAAELAASYPGSTLGDTLAPVALPDGSNDLYIKPSLFRQQFAADVPARQTALMASTQRPVRDTALNEASGEPAWAGIPSWFLLAGADKNIPLRAQKFMADRAGSRATVTVKGASHAVAVSRPDAVVKLIVRAAG
- a CDS encoding alpha/beta fold hydrolase codes for the protein MGTITVGTEGSTAVELYYEDHGSGQPVVLIHGYPLDGQSWEKQTDALVKAGYRVITYDRRGFGRSSKTMTGYDYDTFAGDLDKVLTQLDLRDVVLVGFSMGSGEVARYLGTYGSERVAKAAFLGSLQPFLLQTEDNPTGVPQSVFDGIAEQAEADRYAWYENFFVDFFNTDETLGSRLSEAALRANWVTAIGSAPVAAYACVPAWLTDFRADVERIDVPSLILHGTADRILPIDATAREFRRRLPGARYVEIDGAPHGLLLTHAAEVNAALIAFLED